In Rissa tridactyla isolate bRisTri1 chromosome 21, bRisTri1.patW.cur.20221130, whole genome shotgun sequence, the genomic window TTTGGAGTGTATTGCTTTGAAAATCCCCTGTCGTTCTGTGAACAGCCTTCTGATAGGCAGTGATTTGTGGCAAGTCCCAGTAATGCACCTTTAAAACTTAAAACTTCTGTGCATGTTTCTGCTTTGCAGTACCTTGAACTTTATTTCCGTGAGAATTACTAGGCTGCTTGAGAGAATCGGGCTGTAGGTTATAAATGTTCTAACACTCCCAGAAAACAGCAGCCCCATAATGTTTTACCTCTGTTAACTTTTTTCCAGTACCTAGCACAGAGTAAACGTTGACTTGATCTTGTATTTCTTCCACTCTTGTGGAACACATGCGTGCTTTCTGCCAGTGTAGAAGAAAAGCAGCCTAATAAACTCCTAGAAGTTTGCCTTCTAAAGCAAAGGCACAACACTGACTGTGTCACTAAAGAGACTGTAGCTGTTGAGAGCTTATAGGCAAAAAGCAGATAATGTAAATACTGTTGAAGCCCAGGCTTGTCAAAAGTTTGTTTTGCTGGTAAAGAGGCAAGGGAGGGCGGAGAAAGTACCTTAATTGTTGTGAAGATGACTTGTGAAATGgaaattttattatcttttcagGTAATGCTGGTACAGACAGATCTGGCATCGAGTTTTGCCTGGGGCGAGAGCCAAGGCTGTTCCAAAACATACATTGTTGGCTCGGAGCTGTCTCAATACTAGCAGGAAACACTAATGCACGCTTGCTTGGGTGATGGCTTCCACCCAAAGCAGGAGATTGCTGCTGCCGTGTTAGGACCATTGTCCTAACCAACTCCATCCCTTTGTATTTGAGGTTTTAGATAACAACAACGATGTGTAGGATGGGACGGTGCTGTTAAGGTCCCTAATCTCCCTTAGCTGTGCCAGAAGGATGAGGATTCTTTAATATAAAAAGCTTAACTGGTAGGGATTTCTTTTGATCTTCAGTCCTGGGAATTCAGGGCTCTGTGGGTCAGGATGTCCATCTCTTTCCTTGACGGAGTTCCAGATATCTGTATGGTGTTTGAAGTTCTAGGCCATCATCTCCTGAAGTGGATCATCAAGTCAAATTATCAGGGGCTTCCGCTCCCTTGTGTCAAAAAGATCATCAAACAGGTAAGTTCCAGTTCTGACTGCACTCATCCCCTCGACCCAGTGAGAACTCTTTCACTAATCTTTCTCAGATCCCAGAAAGCAAAAGTCAAAAATCAGTGGTGTATCTCTCATGTGAGGAAATCATCCTCGGGTTAGTATTTCCTTTCTCTACTGCGAGAGCCTTCTGCTACAGATACTTATCTCCTGACACTTAAACTGTGATGGGAGGCCAGCTTTGCTTTTAACCTCTTCTTACCCTGGTTATTCCTTGTAAGTGcaagtacttctttttttaaaacagtcgCAGTAGGTACAGTCCTTGATGATGGGAAGAGCAAGAGAAACCTGTTCTTCCTACTGGGTAGTTGCCTAAGAAGAAACATCTTTCTACATGtgaggtggaggggaggaggaaagcgtGATTTTCTTGTAGGGTATTAAAATTAGATTTTCAGCTATGGTAAGTGTTGAGGGTAAAGAGACAGTAATTTAAATTCATAGCAAAAAAAACCTGTATGCAAATCTGTATTTTCTGGAACTGAATAGTAACCACTGATCACATTAGCTCTAATCTGGAGTATTCTCAAACACAGAAGTCATTCAGGTTCGTTGGTCGTCGGAGACAACCTTACATTTTCACTTCACTCTCAATTTGctcattctttgcttttcctaATGATCGGTTTCCTTCTCTCCTGTCTGCAGGTTCTTCAGGGTCTGGATTACTTGCACACAAAATGTCGAATCATTCATACGGATATTAAACCTGAGAACATTCTTCTATGCGTTAACGACCAGTATATCCGCAGGCTGGCTGCAGAAGCAACAGAGTGGCAGAGATCGGGGGCTCCCCCACCGTCTGGCTCTGCAGgtgcttttttcctgaaaattggTGCTATTTCTTCCCCGCCCCCAAATCATAACGGTCAGTCATAATCTCGCAACGCCAACATTTAGCTGAGCCCATCGTAGCATAGTTTAGCTTAGGGAAGCTCCCTTAACTTTGGTATTTTAATGTTTTGGCTTGCATTTTCTCTTCAGTAAGATGCATAATACATGCAGTAAACGAAGCTGCACGACAGGAAGTTTAAGTCTTTGATATCAGTCAAGCAAGTCTACGATCtggaattttaattttgcatttactCATTcgatgtttttctcttttttttttaattttttttttattcttgctgtaCTTTTATAGAGAAGTAAGCCTCCAAAATAAtatttgctgctatttttaaaatgttgttaccAAACCACAGAGGAAAAAGCTTACCTTAGGATAAGAACACAGTTGCAGTTTTTGAATATAAATTTACTAATTTACTgatcttcctttccctttcagtGAGCACTGCGccacagccaaaaccagtaaGTGTGATAGCTTTCATGCGTAAGTAGCCATCTCTTTAGAGTATCTGCTGCGTTGTTTCATAATGCCATCAGCGCTAAGGGAAAGCAACCCTGTATCAGAAGGAAAAGGGTGATTTGTGTTTGTCATAGTCACGGGCATCAGGTTCAGTGCTGTCCTGGAGATGTAAGGAGCTCCTTCTGGCTCATATATCACCAGAagaagtgggttttttggtggtctCACGGTCTGTTGTGAAGGTGACTGTTGTCTGAAATCCCTCATTTGGAGAACACTGTAGGCACCTCGGGTCAAGACAGAAATGCACTGATAAGAGCCTTAGGCAACTGCTCCAAAAGCCTTAATATCTGTGTTTTATTTGGGTGAAGAACTGTCTCCAGAGTTTTCATCCCAGACTGCTTCCTCAGCtctaaaattaaaacttaatgcGTTTTAGATTTATTGAAATATGAAATGCTAAGTCCCATTTCTCTGCATCTGTGTAGGCTGACAAAATgtcaaagaataagaaaaagaagttgaaaaagaagcagaaacgGCAGGCCGAGTTGTTAGAGAAGCGAATGCAAGAGATagaggaaatggagaaggaagcAAGCCCTGGGCAAACACAgcctgaagaggaggaagaagctcAGAGCCCCCTGGAAATGCTCATAAAAGTTCCACCAGAGGAAGATGTCAGCAAAAAGACAGGTATTGGACCTAAAGTATGGCTGAAGTAGCACAGTGTTGTCCCGTCACTCATGCTGGCACGAGTAGAGGGAGCATCTTGAGTAGAGGTGGCCAGTGTTATTTAACCTGTTTGTATTGCATTTTACTCATCTAGAGTAAAGATTAGGAAGATTAAAGAGACTAGGAAATTTCCTGTTATAAATTGAATTAATGAATAACTTGTGGTGCTTCCAGTTGCAGTTGTACTTCAGACTACTGAATGCACAAGTATtcccactttgaaaaaaaatagctatatatttgtttttcagcatgGGGACATCCCCTCCTTTGTATCTGGAGTTGCTTacgtgatttttttcatttatagtTAGAAATGTAAGTCTACAACTGTCACTGGCTGTTAAATTACGGGATAAGTACTGTTCGGTGTGTTCTGATGGTTTTGCTCTTAAAATGGAGCACAAGGAACTCCTCTCAGTTACTTGAGTAAATGTTTTCCCAGAACTGGAAATGCAGCCTGACTGAAACAAAGCTTATACAgtgtaggaaaaaaacctctttaatgcttttgtttaaatATGATTTGTTTCGGAGGGGGGGAATACTAAGCCTCTTGGGTTTAGGAGAACATAAGACACTCATTTTGAGAACTACCTGCTTCTGAGGGCTCTCTGAACAGCTTCAGCTATTCTGTTGTTTAAACGTGTTCTgctatattttccttttccactcTTCCAGCTGAAGCCGTTGTACAAGAGCAATCTGTTCTGATGGAAAGCAGCGTGGAAAAATGTGTTACAGAAATAAATTGCAACGGAGTGATACAAATGACGGACTTCCCGGACTCCGGCAATCAAGGGTCTGTGCGACTTGAGGATGACCTTCATAATGCCAATGACTGTGGCGATCACCCTCACACGCAGAAGGGGAACTTCCGTAGTTGTAATTACAGTCAGCGTAATGGTGACTCGGAGAACAGGCCTCAAGAAGGAATGTCGGACTCGTTCGTGCCCTTAGTTTCAGAAGATTCCATGGTGTGTCAGCCCACGTCCAACGAAGAGCGCTCATTCAACGAGCAGGAGATAAACCACTTGCAAGAAAGCATCCGGACAGAGATACCTTCAGAGGATGAGAATGAGAATAACAGCCCGTCGGACAACAAAGGTATAAGAGGAACCCTGTGAGAACGGGCTCCTTTCTCCTCGATCTGGGAGAGTTGTGTTACAACACTTCATCAGAGTATTAATAGAAACCCCCGTTTTGAAGGGATCAGAACCACCTGTTTGAGCCTTTTCCTCCCAGGATTAATTCACCTGACAGTTCTACTCAAATATTTGCTGTTTGTAGCTTCCAGTTGCAGTTGTACTTTAGGCTATTGAATGCACAAGTATTCCCACTTTCAAAAAATAgctatatatttgtttttcagcataGGGACATCCCCTCCTTTGTATCGGGTGTTGCTTACATGATTTTCATTTATGGTTAGAAATGTAAGTCTACAAATCATCACTGGCTGTTAAATTATGGGATAAGCACTGTTTGGTGTGTTctggtggttttgcttttaaaatggagcACAGGTAACTCCTCTCAGTTACTTGAGATGAGTAAATGTTTTCCCAGAACTAGAATTAAAGCCTGACTGAAACAAAGCCTATACAGCGTAGGAAGAAACCTCTTTAATGCTTTCGTTTAAATATGATTTcttccagggagaaaaaaaaactaagTCTTGTAGGTTTAAGAGAACATAAGACACACAATAGTGTGCAGCGGTTAAAGCACATTACAGGTGtatggttttttttgaaaaacctGGTTGATAAAACTGTCCTTTTTTGCATCTTTGAGTCAAGGTCAGGTGAAGTGTATCTGcttggagaaggagggagaaactAGCATTTgtacttctgtttaaaaaaatttctgtagTGTTTTCTTGGCTGGGGAAGTTACGTGGGTGAAAAGCCGCGAGTGAAACTTACAGATTTTGAAACTTGAACTGCATTTAGTTGGACGCCCCTGCTAGATTACTAAGTGTATTTTGCTTCTCGCAGCTCTCTCCCCAACCGCTTTAGAGCGACGGCTGGATCTAATTTAGCGACTTAATATTTCTGCTCTCCACTGTGTCATTGAGGTTTTTGCAATTTTTCAGCGCCTGTAACTGTCTCTGTTGCAGCAGTGAGTGATGGCTGTGTCAAAAAGATGCTGTAATATTTAGACTGTCCTTCAAAGATTTAGGAAGACTTAAGGGTTGAGAGGCTTGTTGTGTTTCTGGCAATGCCCTTATTTAAAAAAGCCTGTCTAGGTATAGACAGATTTTAAGGCTGTGTGAAGAGTGCTGGGAAAGTGTCACTCTTGCGTGTGCTTATTTCTGCTTCGTAACACCAGTCGGGCCTTAACGGTGGTGGTTCTGTTGTTCGCAGCACAGATGGATGCTGATTTTTATACTTAGGCTTTGGGGAGGGAAAAGTTGTGATCCATAAGCAAACCCTttcctgggcagggagagggctgtaGGATTTGGATGACAGATGGTGACAGCGCCCGTGTAGCTTTAATCAGCTGTTGTACATGTTGCCTCTAGGAAAATCAACTGCTGGGAATTTCCTTCTTAATCCTCTTGAGCCCAAGAATGCAGATAAGCTCAAAGTGAAGATAGCTGACCTAGGGAATGCCTGCTGGGTGGTAAGTTTGAAATCTTTTCACGTTGACCGTTTAAACCTGCTAATTCATTCACAGTATGCCAAGATGGAAAAGAATCTGTAAAATAGATTCTTAGACCTGCTTGTGAAAGTAGTGACAGTTGGAAACtgtgtgttgggggggaaaaaagagggagggggggagcagggaCGCAAAGAACGAGTCCTCCAACGTAGGATTTCAGCCTGTGTTCTGGGTGCCTCTTAGTcattagattatttttaataggCCTGTGGACAGTGTCACATATAATGTGTAGAAATCTGCATGTGTTAAACTTCTgaaggagtctggagaacaagaaAGTTGCAAACAATTGCTGTGATGTGCTAGTTCTGTCGTTTATTGGCTTGTCAAAGCATTTCAGTGGATTCATGAGCACATGAAAGAGACTCAAATAGTTTTAGTCTTTGATcgctgtgctgtgctgcttttaAATGTTTGACATGTCAAATGGAAGAAATGCATATTTTACTTAGCTTTGTAAGTGGCAAAATACTTCAGATCTTATGGGGGAGAGTCTCCAACTCAGAATTGCACATCAGGTTTGCAGCATCTGGCAAGACGGTCTCTTACCTTGATGTTGCTCATCTGCCTTAACGTACCTGAGTCACGGCTTGTCACGGTCAAGGAGAAGGTGCAGCTTCTGGAACAGTCTTCCCTTACTCTATTTTCGTGTCTTGCTTTCCTCTAAACTGCTGGACTGTTTTACTTCAGAAGTGTCTCATGTAGAGCTTTTAAACAGTACTTGTACGAATATAAGGAAATATTTAATAAGGATGTAAAATTCAGATGAAATTGATCTGCTCTGGCCTTCCAGGTTGTTGATTCTCCTCTTTTTGTCTGTAACTGCTTAATAAAACGTTTCTTCTCTTTAGCACAAGCACTTCACTGAAGACATCCAGACGAGACAGTACCGATCCTTGGAGGTGTTGATAGGGTCGGGGTACAACACCCCTGCTGACATCTGGAGCACGGCGTGTATGGTGAGTGGGGTCACCCAGGGCATTTCACGCTCTTTCTGCGGATCGGGCTGGGAAACTTGCTCTCTGGACTGACGAGTCACTAGCCAAGCCTGGCAAAAACCCTCACAGGTGGCCAGCCAACTTCCAGACTTGCTGAATACCAGGTTTCTGTACCaaagttgtttctcttttttttttttttttttttatacgtGTGGCTTTCCTTCTGAAAGTTAGTCTTCTTGTGCGGCACCGGCAGATTTCAAATACGATTGCGCTTTGTCATCGTGCTTTGTGGAAAAACAAGACAACTGTGCAATTCTGAGGACAAAATCCTTTTATATAAAGAGCCTTTCTCCTGCATCCAGCGCTGTTTCACAGACATCTGCAgtataatttcatattttaatcGTATGCATGCTCGGCATGTTTGCAGTCATTTTGTAATCTGAGTAATGCTGAGACAAGGCTGATGCTGTTCCTCTAATAGCTGGCAAATGTAGAATATGGCAAaacttatatttttttcaaaaaatcagTCTAGTCAGTTACTGCATGTACCTCTTTGGTGTCTCCATTCTGTGCTTTCTACAAACCAAAGcttgttttttatattttaagcTTGGAAAATAGTGAGTGGAAAGGATTTTCGCTGTCTTGGCAAacaagctgtgatttttttttttttttttttgatgattgTGGTAAAAGAGAAGGTGATAAGGTTGTGTTGTCTCTGCAAAACTTGTGACCAAAACTTAGTCGTTAGACTTCAGTCCATAAAGAAAACTAAAGACTAGAGAAGGTCGGAGATTCTGGTTTGAGTAAAAGTGAATATGTAAAGGGTAAATGTGTCATGGAATTTAGGAGTGGCGAGTTGAACtgaatgcaaatgtttttctcatttaaaacatatcacagaatggttcgggttggaagggaccttaaagatcatctagttccaatgcccctgtcctgggcagggacacctcccaccagcccaggctgctcaaagcctcaacGTGTTTTTGTATCTACAGGCAAACGTTCAGAGATTAACTGTTCGAAAAATGTCTCTTCAATGTCTGAAATTTGCGGAGAGGGGGAGaatctttgttaaaaaaaaaaaaaccctagagttTGGACGTGACATCATTTTGCAAAATGCTGTAGAGGTAGAAGAGAGGGTAAGCGTGTGAAATGCCTTAATTTTGTAGAGTTTCACACAAGCGTACTGCATTATGCTGTGATCCAGAATTCATCAGAGATACGCCTAggatgttttttttaatgtagtcatTAGAACGTTGCAAAGTAGTTGCACGTCTTAAGATGGGAATGGTGTCCCAGAGTTATTCTTCCCACCGCTTTGCTTCTGGCCCACAGAGATATGCAGAATCAACCTGCAGCGCATCTAACAGTGTGTGGTGTGTTAAAGTGGTTTAACATGCTCGTTTCTGTTTGTTTAGGCCTTTGAGTTAGCGACAGGAGACTATCTGTTCGAGCCGCATTCTGGGGAAGATTACTCACGGGATGAAGGTGTGTTTGTCTAAGTCTTTCCTTCTTAAAACGGGACGTGAAATACAACGGTTGCCTCTTCAGAATGAGCCTTCCCTTAGGAGTTAGGGGTGCAAAGGCTCCTTGCAAAAAGATTCTTTACCCAAATCAGCACCAACTGTGCTCGAGCCTCTGCAGTAAAACACCGTGCAAGAAAATCCATGTTCTTGTGTTTCCCATTGCTCTTACCACTTGGGTTCCCTATTCACTTCTTAAACTGATCATGCCTCAGTTTGCccttgccctttttttccccttcccctgtgACTTTGTCATTGCTTAGTGTCATCAGATTTCAGGTGGatctgaaagtaatttttaaggGAGACAATGTCTTTGTCCTCAGATCCCAGAGAAGGAAACTGGGGCGTAGAGATGTCTTGTGTGGATCTGTCTCATTgtcttttctcttccaaaaatccAGATCACATTGCATTGATCATAGAACTTCTGGGGAAAATACCTCGCAAGCTCATTTTGGCAGGAAAATATTCCAAGGAGTTTTTCACcaaaaaaggtaaaagcaaacaaagcagtgtCTCTTATCGCCTCATCCCCTGCCCCAAATACACAGGAGCGCCTTGCTGGAAATACCAGTTAACAATAGATGGCCGGCAAAGATGCCTCTTGAAGTCATTCCTTTGTTTTATGAAACTCTTTCTCAGTAAAACTGTGCCCAAACATAAGGCGTTCTTGTCTAACTGCTAAAAGTATCCTACGCCCTAGTACCTGACATCTTGGTGTAGATCAAACGCAGCAGGTAGAAAAACAGGGCTGCAGATGCTTCTACAGACTCGATCGGGCTTTATTTAGCTGCTCGTTGTCAACTAGAGGCGTTGACTCACCTTTGAAGTCTTCTCTAGACAACTTTGTTCCGTTTCTAGCATGCCACTCGCCTAAATAGCTCCTCGCGTCCTGAGCCATGGTGCTCGGGATGCATTATACCATTATGGTAAAGCCCTAAATACCCCAGAAATTACTGAGTCTCAAGAAGAAGTTTTTGACCTAgtttaatactcttttttttttttttttttaatagaacaaacTCTTTTTTGTTAGTAGTGTATTGCTTTCTCAAAGTGCTGCGTGTATTGCGTGTATTCCAAAGTCAACGGCCCAGTGTTTACCTGTCATGTCAACTGGTATAATTGGCCATTTAATAAAGTTAAACAATATTTGCTGATATTGGATCAGAAATAGCAGGAGGTAAAATGAAGCCTTCAAGAAAGTATATTTCTAGAACAGTCTTCAAAAGTGGATGGAAAGGGGGTTTTAGggtaatttatttcttctctcagcaTGCCCTGCTATTTATACTCCCTGTGCCCAACTGTTGGGAGCAGTTTCTGAGTTCAGTCTGTCTCGTTTAGCTGTTCAGCCTGTTTTATTCAGCTACGCCGTTCCCACGTCCTGCACTTAACCTCTTTGTCTTGCTTTTCAGGTGACCTGAAGCACATCACCAAACTGAAGCCCTGGGGCCTCTTTGAAGTCTTGGTGGAAAAATACGAGTGGTCCCAAGACGAGGCAGCTGCATTCACAGACTTCTTATTGCCCATGTTGGAGCTGATCCCGGAGAAACGAGCTACGGCAGCAGAGTGTCTCAGGCACCCCTGGCTTAACTCCTAGAGGCTTCAACCCGACGCCACAGCACTACACTCTGGTTTACAGCATAGCGTACGCGCACCCAGCTGCCCcttcccatttcccccccccccccccttttccttgtTCATTTTCAGTGTGAAGTTCTTCCTTCGAGGCTTCCAAGGATTTTAGATAAACCTAACCTGTTCTGCTGAGTTTGCTTGTGTGACTCGATGGGGACTCTCCTCAGCCGGTGGGCGTCATCTGTGTTTTGCCTTGACTGGGCTTCGCCAAAGACTAATTGATGAGAATATGAAGTTTTTCTTGAGTCTCCTCACCGTTACGCGCCATGTGTTACAGCTGTGAGCTCACCCGTGCTCGGATATGCTCCCTTAGCTAAATTTCAACTCGCCTTTCTTCCTGAGGGGGACGCGAAGATCCGAACGCCTCCTTATCTCACTGACTCGGGAGCCAGTTTCCCGCTGTTGATCCAGTAGCTAGCAATGGGGTGAGAAGTAACGGATGGCACCGAGGTGCTGTTAGTTCCTTGTAGAGCAAAGACCTCGAAATCCTCCATTTTCTGGGTGTCCGCTGTATTCACGTAACTTTTCCTTAGTTCTAGCAGCTTCAATCTTTTGAAAAGAGCTATTTAAACCTAGGTTTTAGTatcctttatttcttcctccaaaacGCCCTGCCCctttactttttccttccttgtgccCGGATAGTCGGAATAGTTTCGGAACTCGGTGACATTTTCTACTTTAATGCCTGTGCCTGTGACTAAAAGGTGACAAGCGAAATAGGCGAAAGCTGGAACTGACTCAACGCACAATCTTCAGCAGACAGATGGGTGCGCCCTTTGGCTGCGGAGGTGGCCTTGTTGCAGGCAACTCTTCTAACATTTTAGTGAGCTCTTACGTTTTTggggggttgtggttttttgggggttttttttatcccttaCGGGCACTTTTTTGCCTTGCTTGAGGCGGTTGCTGTATCCGTGAGAGATTGGCTTTCACTGCTGCAGTCTGCTCTGCCTCTTAATTTTTGACCATTCGCTTCTTCCCAAGCATCTGGATCACAGCCACGCTATCGCCCTTGACTTTGAAAATCAACACTTGAAGGCCCGCTGTAAaagatttctgtttcctttcacttGCTTCAGGTGCTGGCCTTCGGAAATAACTCCCCAGGGTGGgaatgccttttattttctggGCCACTAGCACAAGGCGAGCTCGCAGAAGTGGAACTTTTCCATGTAGATACTGGATTAGAAGCTGTTTCTGGAGTTACCCCAAGTTAAAATGTTCTGTGGGGTTTCTATATAAGCTTCTCGGAGGGGTTTGGATATAATGAGTAAATGGGTGAATTTTAATTAAATCACTGTGGCGTTTGATAGTTCTATGATGGCTTCTTCTAGACTTGCCCGTCCTGTTACAGATTCAGTGCATCCTGCTCTGCTCTAAAGCAAGATTTGGCAGCGTTGAGACTTCAGAGGCGCTTCCTTACCCTGGACCAAACTGGCCTTTGGATTCGTGGTGGCTCCCAGAGGACAGAAGCCGCTGCTGGAGGCCACCCAGATGCTATCTGAGACAATGACATTACCAAAGCTGCCAAGACTACTGTTGCGTGTCACTTCTGTATGTGTGTTTGAAAATCCTGGTTCGTAAGGATCGTTCATTCATGAACCTTGGTGTCATTTAATCCACTTGAAATAGAGTTTCTCCCGTCCAGTGCCTGATTGGGCTTATTAATGCAAATCATGCTGCATGTTCTTCTAGGGGTAGATCAGGTTCTCTATGCATATAATCTAAAATTAAAGGAAGGTAACGTACCAAAAGAGTTTTAAACTGCTGATTTGACTTTTCGCCCCCTCCGCCCCTTTCATCTGGAGTTCTCCAGTTGTGTGTCACTTCCATATCTGTTACAGAAGCACTGCAGGCGGGACTGGGTTCCACAATACCTCCTGTCCGCGTCCTGTGAAGATACATTGGCAGGGGCAAACAATTTCTGTTGTCTTGAGAGCTCACCCGCTCCTGTGTCCTGGCTGATTAAAGAACTTTGCCTCCAAGGGCTCTGCTTCGACTCCCAgagctccttcccttccctctgcccgccccccccgccgacCGGGGGAGGGATTTTACCGTGAGATCCGAGGCTGGAGCCAGCTGGTGAGTTGAAGACCTGCAGAAGCGGCTGTCGGGATTCAGTCTTGTACCGTGTGCTCGTTCACTTGGGGTTTGTTAAATTTCCAAATTGCCGTAAAGTGCTCACACTAAAGGATTTGTACTTGCTGTGTCAGTCTAAAACctgaaggaaaatacatttttattctttctacttgggtgctttgtcttttttcctttgtgaaagcCGTACAATAAACAGATTATTTAATAACTGAGCCCTACTCCTATGTTCCCTCTGTAAGTCTGTTCTTTTTGAGCCTGTGGCCCATCTATTCGAATTTTCTTATTAGTGagcactttgtttttatttcctgaacGAGATGCGGGGAGATGGTGTAGGTGAAGATGCTGTTGCTGGTATCGTGATCTGTTTTAAAAGAGGGAGTAAAGTAGTCAGTAGCAGGACAACTCTGCTGTTTATCCActctaaaatatgtttttctcccAAGTCTGGCCTCCCTCTGCTCTCTTCCCTAGCAAAGGGTCttaacaaatgctttttttttttttttttttttagagggaaaCATAAAGCTGGAAGGTGGTTGTTAGAATTGAATGGGCTGCTGCAGGGACCAACAGGTCGCAGCAAGCAGGAATGAAAAATCATGACACGGGTTAATTTTGGGTtctgcccagggaagagctggACCTTTTGTCTCCCGCAGAAGCGGCCGGTGCCGGAGGTGGGTGTTGGATGTGGTGAAGAGACGAGGGCAAAATGGGACTAATGGGGTGGTTTGGCGAGTTGATGCTGACTGGCACCATCTGCCGTGGTTTGCGGGTATTGTTGCTGCTACAGGCCTGCTGCAGCCCggcacagcttgctttttttttccacacccccccccccccccagaaaaatgccctttttaaaaaagttatgtTTGGTTATCGTTGCCCAGAGGGGGAAGCTGATTCATGGCTCCGCTAGGAATTGGCTCTTTCACGGTATTTCTCACGCACAAGGGCAACCTGGGACACGGCAGAGGATTTCCCCTGCCCCAAGGAGACCGGTGCAAAATCCAAAacgcttatttttttttttttttttttttattattcggAAGTAATTTCCTTGAAAGAAGGCGTTACAAACCCCAAGAAGCAGCAAATCGCCATCCCTCCCCTTTCCCACAGGTTTGCTGATGGATTAGAAAAAAACATAACCTGTGTCCGGTTTGGGCTTTTCCCATCAAATAACCTCCCGGAGAGCTGGGAGCCGACGACGGCCCCTTCGGCCAACAGGAGAGTTGTAGAAAATCCACAGAAGTCGGTAAGTTTAAAGCTCTTGGAAAAGTCACTTTAAGGAAAAGGGCCGATGGAAGAAGAGCTGTAGGTGTtcctgggaagagaaagaaaaggtcaGCTGTTGCCGAATGGAGCATGATTGcaaattttaagcttttttttttttttttttaccacttggCAGGGATTTATGGTTTCCTGGTGTCAGGAGGCAAAGCAAAGACTTATTTCCCCTTTAACCACAAACAGACCCAACGGGACTATAGCACCAGCGCCTATATACGGTTGTCAATCCTTTAAGTAATCCTCaaaaacaccagcagcagcattaCGTGTGCTGGGGAGAAACGGTAAAAATCACCGCGGGCGTCACTTACGTGGCGAGCGGCTTCCTCAGTCATTGCCctcttctgtaaaacaaaaagataatCGCAGTGTTAATGGGGTATGGTATAAAACTGAGGGGGTGGGTGTTGT contains:
- the SRPK1 gene encoding SRSF protein kinase 1 isoform X5, with translation MLRAARPGPARVRAGLPALAAMERKVLALQARKKRTKAKKDKAQRKPDTQHRGPAAHSENDLPEQEEEILGSDDDEQEDPNDYCKGGYHLVKIGDLFNGRYHVIRKLGWGHFSTVWLAWDIQGRRFVAMKVVKSAEHYTETALDEIKLLKSVRNSDPNDPSKERVVQLLDDFKISGVNGSHICMVFEVLGHHLLKWIIKSNYQGLPLPCVKKIIKQVLQGLDYLHTKCRIIHTDIKPENILLCVNDQYIRRLAAEATEWQRSGAPPPSGSAVSTAPQPKPADKMSKNKKKKLKKKQKRQAELLEKRMQEIEEMEKEASPGQTQPEEEEEAQSPLEMLIKVPPEEDVSKKTAEAVVQEQSVLMESSVEKCVTEINCNGVIQMTDFPDSGNQGSVRLEDDLHNANDCGDHPHTQKGNFRSCNYSQRNGDSENRPQEGMSDSFVPLVSEDSMVCQPTSNEERSFNEQEINHLQESIRTEIPSEDENENNSPSDNKGKSTAGNFLLNPLEPKNADKLKVKIADLGNACWVHKHFTEDIQTRQYRSLEVLIGSGYNTPADIWSTACMAFELATGDYLFEPHSGEDYSRDEDHIALIIELLGKIPRKLILAGKYSKEFFTKKGDLKHITKLKPWGLFEVLVEKYEWSQDEAAAFTDFLLPMLELIPEKRATAAECLRHPWLNS
- the SRPK1 gene encoding SRSF protein kinase 1 isoform X3; the protein is MRSRVKAKRRLPPACRRCCTRCCSSERPDTQHRGPAAHSENDLPEQEEEILGSDDDEQEDPNDYCKGGYHLVKIGDLFNGRYHVIRKLGWGHFSTVWLAWDIQGRRFVAMKVVKSAEHYTETALDEIKLLKSVRNSDPNDPSKERVVQLLDDFKISGVNGSHICMVFEVLGHHLLKWIIKSNYQGLPLPCVKKIIKQVLQGLDYLHTKCRIIHTDIKPENILLCVNDQYIRRLAAEATEWQRSGAPPPSGSAVSTAPQPKPADKMSKNKKKKLKKKQKRQAELLEKRMQEIEEMEKEASPGQTQPEEEEEAQSPLEMLIKVPPEEDVSKKTAEAVVQEQSVLMESSVEKCVTEINCNGVIQMTDFPDSGNQGSVRLEDDLHNANDCGDHPHTQKGNFRSCNYSQRNGDSENRPQEGMSDSFVPLVSEDSMVCQPTSNEERSFNEQEINHLQESIRTEIPSEDENENNSPSDNKGKSTAGNFLLNPLEPKNADKLKVKIADLGNACWVHKHFTEDIQTRQYRSLEVLIGSGYNTPADIWSTACMANVQRLTVRKMSLQCLKFAERGRIFVKKKKTLEFGRDIILQNAVEVEERAFELATGDYLFEPHSGEDYSRDEDHIALIIELLGKIPRKLILAGKYSKEFFTKKGDLKHITKLKPWGLFEVLVEKYEWSQDEAAAFTDFLLPMLELIPEKRATAAECLRHPWLNS
- the SRPK1 gene encoding SRSF protein kinase 1 isoform X4, with translation MLRAARPGPARVRAGLPALAAMERKVLALQARKKRTKAKKDKAQRNVFSSRPDTQHRGPAAHSENDLPEQEEEILGSDDDEQEDPNDYCKGGYHLVKIGDLFNGRYHVIRKLGWGHFSTVWLAWDIQGRRFVAMKVVKSAEHYTETALDEIKLLKSVRNSDPNDPSKERVVQLLDDFKISGVNGSHICMVFEVLGHHLLKWIIKSNYQGLPLPCVKKIIKQVLQGLDYLHTKCRIIHTDIKPENILLCVNDQYIRRLAAEATEWQRSGAPPPSGSAVSTAPQPKPADKMSKNKKKKLKKKQKRQAELLEKRMQEIEEMEKEASPGQTQPEEEEEAQSPLEMLIKVPPEEDVSKKTAEAVVQEQSVLMESSVEKCVTEINCNGVIQMTDFPDSGNQGSVRLEDDLHNANDCGDHPHTQKGNFRSCNYSQRNGDSENRPQEGMSDSFVPLVSEDSMVCQPTSNEERSFNEQEINHLQESIRTEIPSEDENENNSPSDNKGKSTAGNFLLNPLEPKNADKLKVKIADLGNACWVHKHFTEDIQTRQYRSLEVLIGSGYNTPADIWSTACMAFELATGDYLFEPHSGEDYSRDEDHIALIIELLGKIPRKLILAGKYSKEFFTKKGDLKHITKLKPWGLFEVLVEKYEWSQDEAAAFTDFLLPMLELIPEKRATAAECLRHPWLNS